In one window of Episyrphus balteatus chromosome 3, idEpiBalt1.1, whole genome shotgun sequence DNA:
- the LOC129913189 gene encoding uncharacterized protein LOC129913189: protein MCGFELVWLLISKYFANFESVLIVYNSSSPSKIIQGYVNATQSSFQDLTQQGLIIGLHWIDVAGLTNQSNFNELMLQQVDLGIQGYISILPSVVEFLQARSYATEHSVLRLKDKFYLFLSEDDASPKDVLAQEILKLYPHHLLVSARKCPDLLELWTQKYVGIEDNFDAVYLDTYFVENRSFARNVDLYPNKLVNMLGRTMAVASVTYFPYVISYFGPENYGDVDCIDPSLPNRSIIYRGSEANIVLTFCELRNCTVKVMPFGKDNWGGIYDNGSSNGMIGYVYRKEAELGIGCYYNWYDEIFETSIAVARSAVTILGPAPSLYPPYMTNILPFGKLIWSLIILSIIVSSVVMHVIKVFSFKMEHKDSQIQPEFKHVSSYVLTLFQMVAIFFQQSFSQSKLDRFAARFFLSTLLLAGITLENTYSGQLKSLLTIPLFTDPVDTIKKFSATTWKWGAPAPAWVMTIWDSDIPYEWIMARKFEIRNYGDLKNATYNGEYGLGVERLHGGGFTFGDYIVEGALYQMILTKNDLFFDWTRAFAIRGWPFMDDFNTHILWCFEHGLYKYWEAKYTNIYLDKLTQEKLRFLDAGHTQKFPPATLSIANISGPLIALILGYIFGLLVFFLEIFISQIQKNMKK, encoded by the exons ATTTTGAAAGTGTCCTTATCGTTTACAATTCCTCATCGCCAAGTAAAATAATTCAAGGATATGTGAATGCAACGCAATCATCTTTTCAAGATCTCACTCAACAAGGACTCATCATTGGGCTACACTGGATAGATGTTGCCGGATTGACGAATCAGTCGAACTTCAATGAATTGATGTTGCAGCAAGTGGACTTGGGAATACAG GGCTACATCAGTATCCTGCCGAGTGTGGTTGAGTTTTTGCAGGCTCGTTCGTATGCCACAGAGCACTCGGTGCTACGCCTGAAGGACAAATTCTATCTGTTTTTATCAGAGGACGATGCGAGCCCAAAAGATGTCCTTGCTCAGGAGATTTTGAAGC TTTATCCCCACCACCTATTAGTATCGGCAAGGAAATGTCCCGATTTACTTGAACTATGGACACAAAAGTATGTTGGCATTGAGGACAATTTCGATGCAGTCTATTTGGATACATACTTTGTTGAAAATAGAAGTTTTGCCAGAAATGTAGACTTGTATCCAAATAAATTGGTCAATATGCTGGGCCGGACGATGGCAGTGGCTTCTGTAACTTACTTTCCGTATGTGATAAGTTACTTTGGA CCTGAAAATTACGGTGATGTTGACTGCATTGATCCATCTCTGCCAAATAGAAGTATCATCTATAGAGGATCTGAAGCAAATATTGTGTTAACATTCTGTGAGCTTCGAAATTGCACCGTGAAAGTTATGCCat TTGGAAAAGATAACTGGGGAGGAATTTACGATAATGGTTCATCGAATGGTATGATTGGCTACGTTTATCGCAAAGAAGCAGAACTTGGTATTGGCTGCTACTACAATTGGTATGATGAGATTTTTGAGACCTCAATTGCTGTTGCTAGATCAGCTGTAACTATTTTGGGACCAGCACCCTC CCTCTATCCACCTTATATGACAAATATTTTACCATTCGGGAAGCTAATTTGGTCTCTAATAATACTGTCGATTATTGTCAGTTCCGTGGTGATGCATGTAATCAAGgtcttttcattcaaaatggaaCACAAAGATTCCCAAATCCAGCCTGAATTCAAACATGTTTCTTCATATGTTTTAACTCTATTCCAAATGGTTGCGATATTTTTTCAACAATCATTTTCTCAATCCAA ATTGGATCGTTTTGCAGCTCGATTCTTTTTGAGTACTTTACTCTTGGCCGGAATCACTTTGGAGAATACTTACAGTGGCCAATTGAAATCTTTGCTGACTATTCCACTTTTCACCGATCCTGTTGATACAATCAAAAAGTTCTCGGCTACCACTTGGAAATGGGGTGCTCCAGCCCCAGCTTGGGTTATGACCATTTGGGATTCTGATATTCCATATGAATGGATTATGGCGAGGAAATTCGAAATTCGTAACTATGGAGACTTGAAGAATGCAACTTATAATGGAGAGTATGGACTTGGAGTTGAAAGGTTGCATGGAGGAGGTTTTACTTTTGGAGATTATATTGTTGAAGGAGCTCTTTATCAAATGATT cTGACCAAGAATGATCTTTTCTTTGATTGGACTCGAGCGTTTGCTATAAGAGGATGGCCATTTATGGACGATTTTAATACTCATATTTTATGGTGTTTCGAGCATGGGCTTTATAAGTATTGGGAAGCGAAG tacACAAATATATATTTGGACAAATTAACTCAAGAAAAACTACGATTTTTGGATGCTGGACATACTCAAAAATTTCCCCCAGCAACTCTATCGATAGCAAATATATCAGGTCCATTAATTGCACTTATTCTTGGCTATATTTTTGGattgttggtattttttttggagatttttataTCACAGATACAAAAGAATATGAAGAAATAA